In Microplitis mediator isolate UGA2020A chromosome 2, iyMicMedi2.1, whole genome shotgun sequence, a single window of DNA contains:
- the LOC130663888 gene encoding uncharacterized protein LOC130663888 isoform X1, translated as MSSYIQVAEDEGEEPIELPTEDDSTLLLTTLSAQFPGTCGLKYRNPESRTMRGVRLVDGRLHAPENGWGKAVYFCVFPKENKRKSDDNLENSTAKTKRMETKLRCTDLIVLGLPWKTTEQNLREYFETFGEVLMAQVKKDPKSGQSKGFGFIRFGSYESQLRCLAQRHMIDGRWCDVKVPNSKNIDGLILARQFDTGKHNEYYRPIPVHTPSSRRLPVVKQYMNANSDPSPRYDQDYDYKTTHYPSYPPNYPYDENNKFKYDHHQSQHQQQSMPSHQPAAQQPGHPGYGNYDKPAYPGYEEGSYDSRGGGGGYMSSHAPSQAPPPPGTNYPHETDYSRYPGYDGRPPTYPGGPDINDYADKSRYGYAGGYDRGYYDSADGRYIPDGARQDLRYSDGRHDIRNITDGRGDSAIDCRYPIDGREPTDRRYSEVRGGTGGAGTGGVGPGGIADDDIRYEGRDGDNRYMDGRVDGGRYADSGRYPNKENYYDRYYKHRPARDHHASESSRY; from the exons ATGTCATCATACATCCAGGTCGCCGAAGACGAGGGCGAAGAACCGATAGAACTCCCGACTGAGGATGATTCGACGTTGTTGTTAACTACTCTGTCGGCTCAATTTCCCGGTACGTGCGGACTCAAATACCGCAATCCGGAGTCACGTACAATGCGGGGTGTGCGTCTCGTTGATGGTCGTCTCCATGCGCCGGAAAATGGCTGGGGCAAAGCTGTCTATTTCTGCGTATTTCCAAAAG AAAATAAACGTAAATCAGATGACAATTTGGAAAATTCAACCGCTAAGACCAAGAGAATGGAGACTAAATTACGATGCACTGACCTTATTGTACTTGGACTGCCGTGGAAAACAACGGAGCAAAATTTGCGCGAATACTTTGAGACATTTGGCGAGGTTTTGATGGCCCAG GTGAAAAAAGATCCCAAATCAGGTCAAAGTAAAGGATTTGGATTTATAAGATTTGGAAGTTATGAATCACAATTACGGTGTCTTGCTCAGCGGCACATGATTGATGGCAGATGGTGTGACGTTAAAGTTCCCAACAGCAAG AATATTGATGGCTTAATACTGGCCCGACAGTTTGATACGGGTAAACACAATGAATATTACCGTCCGATACCGGTTCACACGCCAAGTAGCCGGCGTCTGCCAGTGGTCAAACAGTATATGAATGCAAACTCCGATCCATCACCGCGTTACGATCAAGATTATGATTACAAAACAACTCACTACCCCTCGTATCCACCAAATTATCCATACGACGAAAACAATAAATTCAAGTACGATCATCATCAGTCCCAGCATCAGCAGCAGTCGATGCCGTCGCATCAACCAGCGGCACAGCAACCAGGTCATCCGGGTTACGGAAATTACGATAAACCAGCTTATCCGGGTTACGAAGAAGGTTCTTACGATTCACGCGGTGGTGGAGGCGGTTATATGTCGTCTCACGCCCCATCCCAAGCGCCACCACCACCTGGTACAAATTACCCCCATGAGACCGATTACTCCAGGTATCCAGGCTACGATGGACGTCCACCAACGTATCCTGGTGGGCCTGATATCAACGATTACGCTGATAAATCACGTTATGGATACGCTGGTGGATATGACAGGGGTTACTATGACTCAGCAGACGGTCGTTACATTCCTGACGGTGCTCGTCAGGACTTACGTTACTCAGATGGACGGCATgacataagaaatattactgaCGGACGAGGGGACTCTGCTATTGACTGCAGATATCCCATTGACGGTAGAGAACCCACTGACAGACGATATTCGGAAGTTCGTGGTGGTACTGGTGGCGCTGGTACTGGTGGTGTTGGACCTGGTGGTATTGCCGATGACGATATAAGGTACGAAGGACGTGATGGAGATAACAGATACATGGACGGTAGAGTAGACGGAGGAAGATACGCCGACTCCGGAAGATATCCCaataaggaaaattattaCGACCGTTACTATAAGCATCGACCAGCGAGAGATCATCATGCATCTGAAAGCTCGAGATATTGA
- the LOC130663888 gene encoding TAR DNA-binding protein 43 isoform X2, producing the protein MSSYIQVAEDEGEEPIELPTEDDSTLLLTTLSAQFPGTCGLKYRNPESRTMRGVRLVDGRLHAPENGWGKAVYFCVFPKENKRKSDDNLENSTAKTKRMETKLRCTDLIVLGLPWKTTEQNLREYFETFGEVLMAQVKKDPKSGQSKGFGFIRFGSYESQLRCLAQRHMIDGRWCDVKVPNSKEGMIQQVPCKVFVGRCTEDLTADDLRDYFSKFGEVTDVFIPKPFRAFSFVTFLDPEVAQSLCGEDHIIKGVSVHVSNAAPKSEGNNRNFNNQINSNMRGRGMGGPIDNNMQGNYQGNRYMGHSGNNMGPNGWNNPGNRGNLDMPNLQALGITGQNNGGGGGGMSNPLTMGGLNLSALPVNPALVAAAINQASWGLIGNLQSQGNDQGYSNQPGPPGQPPSGNNSLGNSGNSGFLNWMNQGGGGDGNTGNPGTGGPGGPNNPNGSQGTWQNHPGQRDGKTNTFLKYE; encoded by the exons ATGTCATCATACATCCAGGTCGCCGAAGACGAGGGCGAAGAACCGATAGAACTCCCGACTGAGGATGATTCGACGTTGTTGTTAACTACTCTGTCGGCTCAATTTCCCGGTACGTGCGGACTCAAATACCGCAATCCGGAGTCACGTACAATGCGGGGTGTGCGTCTCGTTGATGGTCGTCTCCATGCGCCGGAAAATGGCTGGGGCAAAGCTGTCTATTTCTGCGTATTTCCAAAAG AAAATAAACGTAAATCAGATGACAATTTGGAAAATTCAACCGCTAAGACCAAGAGAATGGAGACTAAATTACGATGCACTGACCTTATTGTACTTGGACTGCCGTGGAAAACAACGGAGCAAAATTTGCGCGAATACTTTGAGACATTTGGCGAGGTTTTGATGGCCCAG GTGAAAAAAGATCCCAAATCAGGTCAAAGTAAAGGATTTGGATTTATAAGATTTGGAAGTTATGAATCACAATTACGGTGTCTTGCTCAGCGGCACATGATTGATGGCAGATGGTGTGACGTTAAAGTTCCCAACAGCAAG GAGGGAATGATTCAACAAGTACCGTGCAAGGTATTCGTGGGCCGCTGTACTGAAGATTTAACAGCCGACGATCTACGTGActacttttcaaaattcggCGAAGTTACGGACGTGTTCATTCCAAAGCCGTTTCGTGCATTCTCATTTGTTACCTTCCTAGATCCTGAGGTGGCCCAGTCACTGTGCGGTGAGGATCACATAATAAAAGGTGTCTCGGTTCACGTTTCCAACGCAGCGCCAAAGTCCGAGGGCAACAATCGTAACTTTAACAATCAGATAAACTCAAATATGCGCGGACGTGGTATGGGCGGTCCGATAGACAACAACATGCAGGGAAACTACCAAGGGAATCGTTACATGGGTCACTCTGGTAACAACATGGGCCCGAATGGATGGAATAATCCTGGTAATAGAGGTAATTTGGATATGCCTAATCTACAAGCTTTGGGAATCACTGGACAAAATAATGGAGGTGGCGGTGGAGGTATGTCAAACCCTTTGACAATGGGTGGCTTAAACCTCTCCGCACTGCCTGTCAATCCGGCTCTAGTTGCAGCGGCGATAAATCAAGCCTCATGGGGTCTTATTGGTAATCTACAGAGCCAAGGAAATGATCAAGGATACTCAAACCAACCTGGACCACCTGGACAGCCGCCATCTGGTAACAATAGTCTAGGCAATAGCGGTAACTCGGGATTTCTTAATTGGATGAATCAGGGCGGTGGCGGTGATGGCAATACTGGTAATCCAGGTACCGGTGGACCTGGTGGTCCCAACAATCCAAACGGCTCCCAAGGCACATGGCAAAATCATCCAGGTCAACGTGATGGTAAAACGAATACATTTCTTAAGTACGAGTAA
- the LOC130663888 gene encoding TAR DNA-binding protein 43 isoform X3 has protein sequence MSSYIQVAEDEGEEPIELPTEDDSTLLLTTLSAQFPGTCGLKYRNPESRTMRGVRLVDGRLHAPENGWGKAVYFCVFPKENKRKSDDNLENSTAKTKRMETKLRCTDLIVLGLPWKTTEQNLREYFETFGEVLMAQVKKDPKSGQSKGFGFIRFGSYESQLRCLAQRHMIDGRWCDVKVPNSKEGMIQQVPCKVFVGRCTEDLTADDLRDYFSKFGEVTDVFIPKPFRAFSFVTFLDPEVAQSLCGEDHIIKGVSVHVSNAAPKSEGNNRNFNNQINSNMRGRGMGGPIDNNMQGNYQGNRYMGHSGNNMGPNGWNNPGNRGMSNPLTMGGLNLSALPVNPALVAAAINQASWGLIGNLQSQGNDQGYSNQPGPPGQPPSGNNSLGNSGNSGFLNWMNQGGGGDGNTGNPGTGGPGGPNNPNGSQGTWQNHPGQRDGKTNTFLKYE, from the exons ATGTCATCATACATCCAGGTCGCCGAAGACGAGGGCGAAGAACCGATAGAACTCCCGACTGAGGATGATTCGACGTTGTTGTTAACTACTCTGTCGGCTCAATTTCCCGGTACGTGCGGACTCAAATACCGCAATCCGGAGTCACGTACAATGCGGGGTGTGCGTCTCGTTGATGGTCGTCTCCATGCGCCGGAAAATGGCTGGGGCAAAGCTGTCTATTTCTGCGTATTTCCAAAAG AAAATAAACGTAAATCAGATGACAATTTGGAAAATTCAACCGCTAAGACCAAGAGAATGGAGACTAAATTACGATGCACTGACCTTATTGTACTTGGACTGCCGTGGAAAACAACGGAGCAAAATTTGCGCGAATACTTTGAGACATTTGGCGAGGTTTTGATGGCCCAG GTGAAAAAAGATCCCAAATCAGGTCAAAGTAAAGGATTTGGATTTATAAGATTTGGAAGTTATGAATCACAATTACGGTGTCTTGCTCAGCGGCACATGATTGATGGCAGATGGTGTGACGTTAAAGTTCCCAACAGCAAG GAGGGAATGATTCAACAAGTACCGTGCAAGGTATTCGTGGGCCGCTGTACTGAAGATTTAACAGCCGACGATCTACGTGActacttttcaaaattcggCGAAGTTACGGACGTGTTCATTCCAAAGCCGTTTCGTGCATTCTCATTTGTTACCTTCCTAGATCCTGAGGTGGCCCAGTCACTGTGCGGTGAGGATCACATAATAAAAGGTGTCTCGGTTCACGTTTCCAACGCAGCGCCAAAGTCCGAGGGCAACAATCGTAACTTTAACAATCAGATAAACTCAAATATGCGCGGACGTGGTATGGGCGGTCCGATAGACAACAACATGCAGGGAAACTACCAAGGGAATCGTTACATGGGTCACTCTGGTAACAACATGGGCCCGAATGGATGGAATAATCCTGGTAATAGAG GTATGTCAAACCCTTTGACAATGGGTGGCTTAAACCTCTCCGCACTGCCTGTCAATCCGGCTCTAGTTGCAGCGGCGATAAATCAAGCCTCATGGGGTCTTATTGGTAATCTACAGAGCCAAGGAAATGATCAAGGATACTCAAACCAACCTGGACCACCTGGACAGCCGCCATCTGGTAACAATAGTCTAGGCAATAGCGGTAACTCGGGATTTCTTAATTGGATGAATCAGGGCGGTGGCGGTGATGGCAATACTGGTAATCCAGGTACCGGTGGACCTGGTGGTCCCAACAATCCAAACGGCTCCCAAGGCACATGGCAAAATCATCCAGGTCAACGTGATGGTAAAACGAATACATTTCTTAAGTACGAGTAA